ATTAAAAAAGCAGAAATTGCAATTAACGCAAATGAAGCAAATGCAACAGAACTAGTTAATACAGCAATTAGTTTAATAGATAAAGCAGTTACTAAAGGAATTTATCATGCTAATAAAGCTGCTCGTGTTAAAAGCAAATTAATGCTTAAAAA
This genomic window from Spiroplasma sp. SV19 contains:
- the rpsT gene encoding 30S ribosomal protein S20, which produces MANIKSQIKRVKTNAKANLANKSFKSSVKTAIKKAEIAINANEANATELVNTAISLIDKAVTKGIYHANKAARVKSKLMLKKN